A genomic stretch from Aquila chrysaetos chrysaetos chromosome 1, bAquChr1.4, whole genome shotgun sequence includes:
- the HS3ST1 gene encoding heparan sulfate glucosamine 3-O-sulfotransferase 1 has product MAAFLLGAVLLIVQPQIVPSRPAINSKAETSSQSVQRELLKKTSQKNDFKENIHSNGSCRQLPQTIIIGVRKGGTRALLEMLSLHPDIAAAESEVHFFDWEDHYKNGLQWYINQMPFSYPHQITMEKTPAYFTSPKVPERVYNMNQSMTLLLILRDPSERVLSDYTQVFYNHMQKHKPYPSIEQFLIKDGELNVDYKAINRSLYYIHMQNWLKYFPLDRIHIVDGDKLIKDPFPEIEKVERFLKLSPQINASNFYFNKTKGFYCLRDSGRERCLHESKGRAHPQVDTRLLEKLHEYFHEPNKKFFELVGRTFDWHSSVAS; this is encoded by the coding sequence ATGGCAGCTTTTCTGCTGGGAGCTGTGTTGCTTATTGTTCAACCTCAGATAGTGCCTTCCAGACCGGCTATAAATTCGAAGGCTGAGACTTCTTCTCAGTCTGTTCAGAGAGAGCTTTTAAAGAAGACGTCTCAAAAAAATGACTTCAAGGAAAACATTCATTCTAATGGATCATGCCGGCAGCTGCCACAGACTATCATTATTGGAGTGAGAAAAGGTGGAACAAGAGCTTTGTTAGAGATGTTGAGTCTCCATCCAGATATTGCGGCAGCAGAAAGTGAAGTTCACTTCTTTGACTGGGAAGATCATTACAAAAATGGATTGCAGTGGTATATTAATCAAATGCCATTCTCTTATCCCCATCAGATCACCATGGAAAAAACTCCAGCATATTTCACGTCACCTAAAGTGCCTGAAAGAGTTTATAACATGAACCAATCAATGACACTACTCCTCATTTTAAGAGACCCAAGTGAGAGAGTACTATCAGATTACACCCAAGTGTTCTATAATCACATGCAGAAGCACAAGCCGTATCCATCCATTGAACAATTCCTGATTAAAGATGGTGAACTCAATGTGGACTACAAGGCAATAAACAGAAGCTTATACTACATTCACATGCAAAACTGGCTGAAGTATTTTCCTCTTGATCGTATCCACATTGTAGATGGGGATAAACTAATCAAAGATCCCTTCCCAGAAATAGAGAAGGTAGAGAGATTTTTGAAGTTATCGCCACAGATAAATGCttcaaacttttatttcaataaaactaAAGGCTTCTACTGCCTAAGGGACAGTGGTAGAGAGCGTTGTTTACATGAGTCAAAAGGACGAGCACACCCACAAGTAGATACCCGGTTACTCGAGAAACTGCATGAATATTTCCATGAACCCAACAAGAAATTTTTTGAGCTTGTGGGCAGAACATTTGACTGGCACTCATCTGTGGCAAGTTAG